A stretch of the Thermofilum adornatum genome encodes the following:
- a CDS encoding alcohol dehydrogenase catalytic domain-containing protein has protein sequence MSVNRSVVVYGINNFRVEKRERPEPGFGEVLVKIEYSGLCPSDIKIIRHGGRLVRYPVVLGHEMAGIVEEVGEGVKGIEVGERVNVAADIYCGTCKYCRAGRENLCERPLTFGYNIDGGHADYLLVPREGVPKAIFKVPDGLSLEVASMTEPVACVVHSMNAGKVSPGDSVAIVGEGPMGLLHVLLAKIYGAGSIAVLGLVDKKLKLAEELGAEKLYNRNNYPNIEDILRENPDGFDKVFLTVVNKTTLEESLRLVKKGGRVVIFAGVPANSVSFSLDPNIVHYDEVSLVGSSSYLYVEYAKALKFVSMYQRELSKIISHRFNIDEFEKAVATWDDKENSVKIILTR, from the coding sequence ATGAGCGTTAATAGGTCTGTCGTGGTTTACGGCATAAATAATTTTAGAGTTGAGAAGAGAGAAAGGCCTGAGCCAGGATTCGGCGAAGTACTTGTCAAAATCGAGTATTCTGGTCTCTGCCCCTCAGACATCAAGATTATTAGGCATGGTGGTCGTCTTGTAAGGTACCCCGTCGTCTTGGGCCACGAAATGGCTGGAATAGTTGAAGAAGTGGGAGAGGGCGTAAAAGGGATAGAGGTCGGGGAGAGAGTCAACGTCGCCGCTGACATTTACTGTGGCACGTGTAAGTATTGTAGGGCTGGGCGAGAAAACTTATGCGAGAGACCACTGACTTTTGGCTATAATATTGACGGGGGACATGCGGACTACTTGCTTGTGCCCCGAGAGGGCGTTCCAAAGGCTATATTCAAGGTTCCCGATGGGCTGAGCCTAGAGGTTGCCAGTATGACTGAGCCGGTAGCCTGTGTTGTGCACTCGATGAATGCTGGAAAAGTTTCTCCTGGAGACTCTGTAGCCATAGTGGGCGAGGGGCCCATGGGTCTCCTTCATGTCCTTCTGGCCAAGATTTATGGAGCAGGTAGCATAGCTGTTTTGGGTCTCGTAGACAAGAAGCTTAAGCTGGCAGAAGAGCTGGGTGCAGAGAAGCTTTACAATAGGAATAACTATCCTAATATTGAGGATATACTCAGAGAAAACCCGGACGGCTTCGACAAAGTGTTTTTGACAGTTGTTAATAAGACAACACTGGAAGAGTCCCTCAGACTAGTAAAGAAGGGTGGACGCGTAGTTATTTTTGCCGGTGTACCGGCAAATTCTGTAAGCTTTTCTTTAGACCCCAACATTGTACACTACGACGAGGTTTCACTTGTTGGGAGCTCTAGCTACCTATACGTGGAATACGCGAAGGCACTGAAATTCGTCTCAATGTATCAAAGGGAGCTTTCAAAGATAATTTCTCACAGGTTCAATATAGACGAATTTGAAAAGGCTGTCGCAACCTGGGACGACAAAGAGAACTCTGTAAAAATAATCTTGACGAGGTAA
- a CDS encoding ABC transporter permease — MSIWRLALKFVERDILFKKLIAVLTILAIASGVATFVSLRILSIGSRTAAMNIVQQVLPGEVVVYGQGLYDVSEDVLADIKRLPGVKDVTPAILVTGYVGRNAVFLLGVRPEDIGNVVSKFESGQAFTSLSGPYAIADIGLAKKLGLKVGDKVTVKPPYGTSFRQYEIIGIAEVTMKIEEIGAAGGYLILPLREAQNLLGRPGYVSMAVVKVEDGVDPNEVKSLISVVFPGSRVMLREEVIGIVFKVMSLIEGLLLSTTMVGLAVAVFGTTSTITSTVREHQREIAIMRAGGSSRRDIALIFMLEALVYGVAGGLLGIVFGIMGAQVGIEIVASYGFLNPPLILEPQSLLLSFALASILSVLSSIYPVWRATSIRPVEVLKSE, encoded by the coding sequence ATGAGTATATGGCGGCTCGCGTTGAAGTTTGTCGAGAGGGACATATTGTTCAAGAAGCTGATAGCTGTTTTGACCATACTAGCCATAGCGAGCGGCGTGGCTACCTTTGTCAGCCTGAGGATTCTTAGTATCGGCAGCAGGACGGCGGCAATGAACATTGTCCAACAGGTCTTGCCCGGCGAGGTTGTTGTCTATGGGCAAGGGCTATACGATGTTTCTGAAGACGTGTTGGCAGATATCAAGCGTCTCCCAGGAGTAAAGGATGTTACCCCAGCTATTCTGGTAACTGGCTACGTTGGGCGTAACGCAGTCTTCTTGCTGGGTGTTCGCCCAGAGGATATTGGAAACGTTGTCTCGAAGTTTGAGAGCGGCCAGGCATTTACCAGTCTCAGTGGGCCCTATGCCATCGCAGATATTGGTCTAGCGAAGAAGCTGGGCCTTAAGGTTGGGGACAAGGTCACTGTTAAGCCTCCCTATGGAACATCCTTCAGGCAATACGAGATAATTGGCATAGCAGAGGTCACAATGAAGATCGAGGAGATTGGAGCCGCGGGTGGCTACCTTATCCTGCCTCTCCGTGAAGCTCAAAACCTACTAGGTAGGCCAGGCTATGTGAGCATGGCTGTAGTAAAGGTTGAGGACGGGGTGGACCCAAACGAGGTTAAGAGCCTCATATCAGTCGTGTTCCCAGGGTCGAGGGTTATGCTTCGGGAAGAAGTGATAGGCATAGTTTTCAAGGTGATGTCATTGATCGAGGGGCTTCTCCTCTCCACCACAATGGTGGGTCTGGCTGTGGCTGTCTTTGGAACTACAAGCACTATTACCTCGACCGTCAGGGAGCATCAAAGGGAAATAGCTATCATGCGTGCGGGCGGCTCTTCGAGGAGAGATATAGCACTCATCTTTATGCTCGAGGCTCTTGTCTACGGGGTTGCAGGAGGCTTGCTGGGAATAGTTTTCGGCATCATGGGGGCACAAGTGGGAATAGAGATAGTTGCCTCGTATGGGTTCCTAAATCCTCCACTAATACTTGAGCCCCAGAGCTTGTTGCTGAGCTTTGCCCTGGCTTCCATACTCAGTGTTCTGTCCTCGATTTATCCCGTGTGGAGGGCCACGTCTATTAGACCAGTAGAGGTGCTAAAGAGTGAGTGA
- a CDS encoding type II toxin-antitoxin system VapC family toxin encodes MYKALSSGVISIDDAWEILSSLKDIGIRLANFYWDELPKLLELAQQSRLTVYDSSYLLLAKKINAILVTADEDLKKERRKNRTSDTNKGYIELLIISSSANKHCIAGQSII; translated from the coding sequence ATGTATAAGGCTCTTTCAAGTGGCGTGATTAGTATCGATGACGCATGGGAAATTCTCAGTAGTCTAAAGGACATAGGAATTAGGTTGGCTAACTTCTATTGGGATGAGTTACCCAAACTCCTTGAATTAGCACAGCAAAGCAGGCTTACCGTATATGATTCATCCTACCTTCTGCTCGCGAAGAAAATAAATGCTATTCTTGTGACAGCTGACGAAGATTTAAAAAAAGAAAGGAGAAAAAATCGCACCAGTGATACTAATAAGGGATATATCGAATTACTTATAATCTCTTCCTCCGCTAATAAACATTGTATTGCTGGCCAAAGTATCATTTAA
- a CDS encoding class I fructose-bisphosphate aldolase → MTIGKMIRLKKILKEGKTIIVPIDHPIEGYFRELEEPRRIVQEIIDGGADGVLLRRGSLAKTYDLVAGRLAIVYRISGATFTSGDMGDQRLTSSVEESVRYDADAIAYTVYVAHPKENDMYEVFSRLVEEAEYYGLPVIGEVLVWENAKVDAFEYLRIGVRTLGEEGAAIVKSGFPSDFSLYRDLVRYSIVPVIAAGGPKMDSPRKVLEFVKAVMDAGAVGTCIGRNVWQQESPSKMIRAMKRIVRGGASVDEAMSELL, encoded by the coding sequence ATGACCATCGGTAAAATGATACGTTTAAAGAAAATTTTGAAAGAAGGAAAAACTATAATCGTCCCTATTGATCATCCCATCGAGGGCTATTTTAGGGAATTGGAAGAACCAAGGCGTATAGTGCAGGAAATTATCGATGGCGGTGCAGATGGTGTTCTTCTACGTCGAGGCTCGCTGGCTAAAACCTATGACCTAGTGGCTGGCAGGCTAGCCATTGTCTACAGGATTAGTGGGGCCACGTTTACGTCTGGAGACATGGGGGACCAGAGACTGACGTCTTCGGTGGAAGAGTCGGTTAGGTACGACGCAGACGCGATAGCGTATACTGTGTATGTGGCTCATCCCAAGGAAAACGATATGTACGAGGTCTTCAGTAGGCTGGTTGAGGAGGCCGAGTACTATGGTCTGCCCGTTATAGGCGAAGTTCTTGTTTGGGAAAATGCCAAGGTGGATGCCTTCGAGTATTTGAGGATAGGGGTCAGGACTCTTGGAGAAGAGGGTGCTGCAATCGTTAAGTCTGGCTTCCCAAGTGATTTCAGCTTGTACCGGGACCTCGTGAGATATTCAATCGTTCCGGTCATCGCGGCTGGAGGACCAAAGATGGATTCTCCCAGGAAGGTTCTCGAATTTGTCAAGGCAGTTATGGATGCTGGTGCTGTTGGTACCTGTATTGGGAGAAATGTGTGGCAACAAGAGAGCCCCTCAAAGATGATAAGGGCCATGAAGAGGATAGTTAGAGGGGGGGCCTCTGTGGATGAAGCCATGAGTGAGCTACTATGA
- a CDS encoding aspartyl protease family protein — protein sequence MGVFKVNAWVWNPSAPEKKVLLELLVDTGATYTVLPESLLKSLGVKPFRVARLRLADNRILEKSLGEVGIEVEGYRASATPVVFGEDEVYLLGSVTMEQLGLAPDPIAKRLKPVEALLM from the coding sequence ATGGGCGTCTTCAAAGTTAATGCCTGGGTTTGGAACCCTTCGGCTCCCGAGAAGAAAGTGTTACTTGAGCTACTAGTAGATACCGGGGCTACATATACTGTTTTGCCAGAGAGCTTGTTGAAGTCTCTCGGCGTGAAGCCCTTCCGAGTAGCCCGGCTAAGGCTTGCAGATAACCGTATCCTTGAAAAGTCTTTGGGAGAAGTGGGAATAGAGGTCGAGGGTTACAGGGCGAGCGCTACCCCAGTTGTTTTTGGAGAGGATGAGGTATATCTGCTTGGCAGTGTAACTATGGAGCAGTTGGGGCTTGCCCCTGACCCTATTGCTAAGAGGCTTAAGCCTGTGGAGGCCTTGCTTATGTAG
- a CDS encoding ABC transporter ATP-binding protein — protein sequence MSEDALVLRDVWKIYKTATEEIPVLKGINLTVRQGELAIIMGPSGSGKSTLLSIAGGLENPSRGNVIVGGVDITNLSEDELTKIRARKIGFVFQSFNLIRNLTALENVMMPLIFTGIYSWKQAREIAQKMLEIVGLKGHEEKFPRQLSGGQQQRVAIARALAPSPDIILMDEPTGSLDVDSASRVLSLVKWLNEAFGQTIVIVTHNPEIAELASRTFYIRGGQIFEQPPTTTLADKVKEVKASTKKGELEKLQLELLKIKLDALESAAREGKISPEILDAELKSLEARIARLEKFIEK from the coding sequence GTGAGTGAAGACGCGCTTGTCTTGAGGGACGTATGGAAAATCTACAAGACCGCGACAGAGGAGATACCAGTACTCAAAGGCATTAATCTCACTGTCCGCCAGGGAGAACTAGCAATCATTATGGGTCCCTCTGGAAGCGGTAAAAGCACACTTCTATCAATAGCTGGGGGCCTCGAGAACCCTTCCCGTGGAAACGTGATTGTTGGCGGAGTAGACATAACTAATCTAAGCGAGGACGAGCTAACAAAGATAAGGGCTAGAAAGATCGGCTTCGTGTTCCAGTCATTCAACCTGATTAGAAACTTGACAGCCCTAGAAAACGTAATGATGCCCCTAATCTTTACGGGCATATATTCGTGGAAACAGGCTAGAGAAATAGCCCAAAAGATGCTTGAAATCGTCGGCCTAAAAGGACACGAGGAAAAGTTCCCGAGACAGCTGAGCGGCGGTCAACAGCAAAGGGTAGCAATCGCAAGGGCACTTGCACCAAGCCCAGACATCATTCTAATGGACGAGCCTACAGGTAGCCTTGACGTGGACTCTGCATCTAGGGTGCTCTCCCTCGTCAAGTGGCTTAACGAGGCCTTCGGACAAACAATAGTTATAGTTACACACAACCCAGAGATAGCTGAGCTGGCCTCGAGAACATTCTATATTAGGGGTGGACAAATCTTTGAACAGCCACCGACAACAACATTGGCAGATAAAGTAAAAGAAGTCAAAGCTTCGACAAAGAAAGGAGAACTTGAAAAGCTACAGCTGGAGCTCCTAAAAATCAAGCTCGACGCGCTTGAGTCTGCTGCCAGGGAGGGGAAGATAAGCCCAGAAATCCTAGATGCAGAGCTGAAGTCCCTAGAAGCCAGGATAGCGAGGCTTGAGAAATTTATCGAGAAATAG
- a CDS encoding ATP-binding cassette domain-containing protein, which translates to MSERKDEKYAIYVENLIKVYSGGLKALDGVSLEVNEGEIHAVVGPNGAGKTTLMRILTTQIQPTSGHARVLGYDVRSESGAVRKLISYVPQEFSVWTDITGYENLLFYSKIYGIPSDKRYSIISDALELMGLSEASGRLVRTYSGGMIRRLEIAAALMVKPKVIFLDEPTIGLDPRAREVVWEKLLEYQKEYRVTVLFNTHYMDEAERYAEKVTVLNKGRVIAEGTPQELVRLLGGETLKVWIEGESERASQILSSIDGIQVLSAKSNQLIIVTPDSSVMLPKIVQTLSKTGIEVRSTTVSRPTLEDVFIKLTGMSIEEAEKASGLREVRAVRRAIRAGG; encoded by the coding sequence GTGTCTGAAAGAAAGGACGAAAAATACGCTATTTATGTCGAGAACTTGATAAAAGTGTATTCTGGTGGTCTAAAAGCCTTGGATGGCGTTTCTCTTGAGGTAAACGAAGGCGAAATACACGCGGTTGTTGGCCCAAATGGCGCCGGAAAAACAACCCTTATGAGGATATTGACAACACAGATCCAGCCCACGTCTGGCCATGCCCGTGTTCTAGGTTACGACGTTAGGAGTGAGAGCGGCGCTGTTAGGAAGCTGATAAGTTATGTGCCACAGGAGTTCTCTGTGTGGACTGATATTACTGGGTATGAAAACCTGCTTTTTTACTCCAAGATATATGGGATACCAAGCGACAAGCGTTACAGCATTATAAGCGATGCCCTCGAATTGATGGGCCTCTCGGAGGCTTCTGGTAGACTGGTTAGGACTTATTCGGGCGGAATGATTAGAAGACTTGAGATAGCAGCCGCCCTGATGGTCAAGCCAAAGGTCATATTTCTAGATGAACCAACCATTGGGCTTGATCCTCGAGCGCGCGAGGTTGTTTGGGAAAAGTTGCTCGAATACCAGAAGGAGTACAGAGTAACGGTTCTCTTCAATACTCATTATATGGACGAGGCTGAAAGGTACGCGGAAAAAGTTACAGTTCTAAACAAGGGTAGGGTCATAGCCGAGGGTACTCCACAAGAACTGGTTAGGTTGCTTGGCGGAGAAACCCTAAAAGTATGGATAGAGGGGGAATCTGAGAGAGCTTCACAGATCCTCTCAAGCATTGATGGTATTCAGGTATTGTCAGCCAAAAGCAATCAGCTTATAATTGTAACGCCTGACTCTTCTGTCATGCTTCCAAAAATTGTCCAGACACTATCTAAGACGGGCATAGAGGTTAGATCGACCACTGTAAGTAGACCGACCCTCGAAGATGTCTTCATAAAGCTGACAGGTATGAGCATCGAGGAGGCCGAGAAGGCTAGTGGGCTGCGAGAAGTCCGCGCAGTAAGGAGAGCAATAAGGGCGGGCGGTTGA
- a CDS encoding ABC transporter permease — protein sequence MSLKSYWEQTVAFVELELRRLWHDPTEVFTRAVQPILWLTVFGTTMERLRSIPTANVDYLTFISPGVVLQSSSFIALAYGIMLVWERESGILKKLVSSPVDRFIIVLGRSLAGAVRAVTQLFIVLPVALLFGAKLKIDPLSLTFATLALLIGSVGFTSLSIILAVFMKTRERFMGILQAIVMPLFFTSNALYPIEIMPAPLQAFAKVNPMTYIISSLRDTLIYGDIVSAINGLLVTLVFSSIVLLLATRYLQKIVE from the coding sequence ATGAGCCTTAAGTCGTATTGGGAGCAGACAGTTGCATTTGTAGAGCTAGAGCTGAGAAGGCTATGGCACGACCCAACCGAAGTCTTCACTAGGGCAGTTCAGCCAATACTATGGCTTACTGTTTTTGGCACCACAATGGAGAGGCTACGTAGCATCCCCACAGCCAATGTAGACTATTTGACGTTTATTTCTCCAGGAGTCGTTCTACAGTCTTCAAGCTTTATAGCCCTTGCTTACGGGATAATGCTTGTTTGGGAGCGGGAGTCCGGAATATTGAAGAAGCTTGTATCATCGCCGGTGGACAGATTCATAATTGTCTTGGGACGCTCCCTCGCTGGGGCTGTTCGGGCAGTTACACAGCTCTTTATTGTTCTACCAGTGGCTCTCCTATTTGGTGCTAAACTAAAAATCGACCCATTAAGCCTAACATTTGCTACACTCGCACTGCTTATTGGATCAGTTGGCTTCACCTCTCTATCAATAATCCTTGCAGTCTTCATGAAAACAAGAGAGAGATTCATGGGAATATTACAGGCAATAGTTATGCCTCTCTTCTTCACAAGCAACGCTTTGTACCCGATAGAGATAATGCCGGCGCCACTCCAGGCATTTGCCAAAGTAAACCCAATGACATATATCATTTCGAGCCTCCGAGACACATTAATCTACGGAGACATAGTTTCTGCTATCAATGGACTTCTCGTTACACTTGTATTCTCCTCAATAGTTCTTCTCCTGGCAACAAGGTATCTACAAAAAATCGTTGAATAA
- a CDS encoding RNA 2'-phosphotransferase: MRPVYICTKCGAPTEETTHCGTKTRLLLSAESREKLSHLMSYLLRHNPGIVGLNMDKEGWVEISELVEAIRNRWPKGNYSWVRQGHVLAVALLDPKGRYQVEANKVRTIYGHSRELGINIQYEVDNDSKVLYHGTALKNLEKIMREGVKPMKRKYVHLTTDPRDAYEAATRHSTNTAILTIDAECLRKSGYKVYIATQRIRLAKYVPPQCIITINYF, translated from the coding sequence ATGAGGCCAGTATACATTTGCACCAAATGCGGAGCACCCACAGAAGAGACGACTCACTGCGGGACAAAAACCAGGCTACTGCTTAGCGCCGAGTCTCGAGAAAAACTCAGCCACCTCATGAGCTACCTTCTAAGGCACAACCCAGGCATAGTTGGCCTGAATATGGACAAAGAGGGATGGGTAGAAATCAGCGAACTCGTTGAGGCAATTAGAAACAGGTGGCCCAAGGGCAACTACTCCTGGGTCAGGCAGGGACACGTCCTAGCAGTGGCCCTCCTAGACCCAAAGGGTAGATACCAGGTCGAAGCAAACAAGGTCAGGACGATATATGGTCACAGCAGGGAGCTTGGCATAAACATACAATACGAAGTCGACAACGACTCTAAAGTGCTCTACCACGGTACAGCACTCAAAAACCTAGAAAAAATCATGAGAGAAGGCGTAAAGCCAATGAAAAGGAAATACGTACATCTCACCACAGACCCCAGAGATGCCTACGAGGCCGCAACTAGACACAGCACGAACACAGCAATACTCACAATAGACGCGGAATGCCTAAGGAAAAGCGGCTACAAGGTCTACATCGCAACACAGAGGATACGCCTCGCAAAATACGTCCCACCACAGTGCATAATCACAATCAACTATTTCTAA
- a CDS encoding glycogen/starch/alpha-glucan phosphorylase, which translates to MDSEPKTIVSITPEIALDHGYTFAGGLGVLEGDKFYTAGRLGLDYYVISLLYRSGYIDYSWDENGNPIPSPQRQPEEFLKSLSLSGELEITLRGEKVKVKAWEYRYKTAKAIFLEPDSPEWAKPLAERVFIEKSEEERFYKYLFLAKGAVAFIKEVIGLENIAYIDLQEAYTAIIPIVLKIPGRYRLIIHTPGPWGHPSFPRSFFAKELGYHFIDNPVVLTSIGAAMANEVIMVSSKHFDIMRKVIPHLLYKARFITNGVDVERWMNPKLRELLYRGELDLSSLKTARKEARSQLVKLISSRKPMNITEDTFIFAWARRVTKYKRPYFPIRLIEELENRDVVFVLGGKSHPEDKEGIQYIKKFKELEKKKPNVVYFHDYGIETAKTILSGSDVLAFTPFQGWEASGTSFMKAAINGVPSIASRDGAVVELLEDGVNSWLFGEDIRELIDFGRDPRVPEIDERDYKEFKEKFLTAKNLYVNDREEFCKISLSAVLTTTSRVDMKRVLREYYPDLVD; encoded by the coding sequence ATGGATAGCGAGCCTAAAACTATCGTGAGCATTACTCCAGAAATAGCTCTCGACCACGGCTATACCTTCGCTGGCGGCCTAGGAGTCTTGGAAGGGGACAAGTTCTATACTGCAGGCAGGCTGGGACTCGACTACTACGTGATCAGCTTGCTATACAGGAGCGGCTACATCGACTATTCCTGGGACGAGAATGGAAATCCTATCCCTTCTCCACAAAGACAGCCAGAAGAATTCCTAAAGTCTCTAAGCCTATCAGGTGAACTCGAAATAACATTGAGAGGCGAGAAGGTAAAAGTCAAGGCCTGGGAGTACAGGTACAAGACGGCTAAAGCAATCTTTCTGGAGCCTGATTCACCCGAATGGGCCAAGCCCCTTGCAGAAAGGGTTTTTATTGAGAAGAGCGAGGAAGAGAGGTTCTACAAGTATCTTTTCCTCGCGAAGGGAGCCGTTGCCTTCATAAAAGAAGTCATAGGGCTCGAGAATATCGCCTACATCGACCTCCAGGAAGCATACACGGCAATAATACCCATAGTCCTCAAGATACCTGGCAGGTACAGACTCATAATCCACACGCCTGGCCCCTGGGGGCATCCAAGCTTCCCGAGGAGCTTCTTCGCAAAGGAGCTTGGATACCACTTTATCGACAACCCAGTCGTCCTGACAAGCATAGGTGCCGCGATGGCCAACGAGGTGATAATGGTCTCCTCCAAGCACTTTGACATCATGCGCAAGGTTATTCCACACCTCCTCTACAAGGCACGGTTCATAACAAACGGAGTAGACGTCGAGAGGTGGATGAACCCCAAGCTGAGAGAGCTACTCTACCGTGGCGAGCTTGACCTATCCTCCCTCAAGACAGCAAGGAAGGAGGCAAGAAGCCAACTTGTAAAGCTTATTAGCTCAAGGAAGCCGATGAACATCACGGAAGACACATTTATCTTCGCCTGGGCGAGGAGAGTCACAAAGTACAAGAGACCATACTTCCCAATAAGGCTCATAGAAGAGCTAGAAAACAGAGACGTAGTATTCGTCCTCGGCGGCAAGTCACACCCAGAAGACAAGGAAGGCATACAGTACATAAAGAAATTCAAGGAGCTCGAGAAAAAGAAGCCCAACGTAGTCTACTTCCACGACTATGGAATAGAAACCGCTAAAACAATACTCTCCGGGAGCGACGTCCTGGCCTTTACACCTTTCCAGGGATGGGAAGCCTCAGGCACAAGCTTCATGAAAGCCGCGATAAACGGCGTCCCGTCCATTGCTTCACGGGACGGCGCAGTGGTAGAGCTTCTCGAGGACGGCGTAAACTCTTGGCTCTTCGGAGAAGACATAAGAGAGCTGATAGACTTCGGAAGGGATCCGAGAGTACCAGAGATAGACGAAAGAGACTACAAAGAATTCAAGGAAAAGTTCCTAACAGCCAAAAACCTCTATGTTAACGACAGGGAAGAATTCTGCAAAATATCGCTTAGCGCAGTCCTAACAACAACATCACGCGTTGACATGAAAAGAGTACTGAGAGAATACTATCCAGATCTCGTGGATTAA
- a CDS encoding ZIP family metal transporter has protein sequence MNIGMDIPYLDNPIVVSLYLGLLAAATTSLGALPVAFSRSTTWRHLDVALAFSAGVMLVSSFTSLILPAIEISKSFLIVSLGILAGVVAIRLIDRFVPHEHLYAGYEGPAIGKKLLKKVWLLALAVIIHNLPEGLAIGVSTAYSIPVGIATGIAISIQDVPEGLAVALPASATGGVRKATVIAILSGLSETLMAVLGAVLFTTFSILLPIGMGFAGGAMLYVTVKELVPEIYREEHSELKVTAGFITGFLLMLFLDSAF, from the coding sequence GTGAATATTGGCATGGATATTCCATACCTGGACAACCCCATAGTTGTTAGCCTTTATCTTGGACTGTTGGCTGCGGCGACAACTAGCCTCGGCGCTTTACCTGTCGCCTTTTCGAGGTCAACTACTTGGCGTCACTTGGACGTTGCTTTGGCTTTCTCGGCGGGAGTAATGCTTGTGTCTAGTTTTACCAGCCTGATCTTGCCAGCTATTGAAATCTCGAAGTCTTTCCTGATTGTTAGTCTCGGCATATTGGCGGGCGTAGTTGCTATTAGGCTCATTGACAGGTTTGTTCCCCATGAGCACCTATACGCTGGCTACGAAGGGCCAGCTATAGGCAAGAAGCTCTTGAAGAAGGTCTGGCTTCTAGCCTTGGCCGTAATTATACACAACTTGCCTGAGGGTCTAGCTATAGGTGTCTCGACTGCCTACTCAATACCAGTAGGAATAGCGACTGGTATAGCTATATCTATCCAGGACGTGCCAGAGGGTCTAGCAGTAGCTCTGCCCGCATCTGCAACTGGAGGAGTCAGAAAGGCAACAGTAATAGCTATTCTCAGCGGTCTCTCAGAAACACTCATGGCTGTGCTTGGGGCAGTCTTGTTCACCACTTTTTCGATTCTGCTCCCAATAGGGATGGGCTTTGCTGGTGGAGCGATGCTGTACGTGACAGTCAAGGAACTCGTCCCCGAGATATACCGCGAAGAGCACTCGGAGCTAAAGGTTACAGCGGGCTTCATCACGGGTTTTCTGCTGATGCTTTTTCTTGACTCAGCCTTCTAA